AGATTGGTCAAAGAGCTCTTTGCTCGTTTTTTCCATCCAGCCCATCTTTACCGTTGACTTGTTAGCATTAATGTCCACTAGATCACACAGCAGTCCACAACGACACTGTTTACAATTGGCACATACAAAAGAGCACAACATTCACTGACGctcaaaatttaaaaaaagcaacaagAGAAGTCTCTCAGCATCACTTCCCACTTCGCTTTCAATGCGGGGAGACGATCCAAATTACTTTTCTTTTGACACACTCAAAGCAATCATGTTTTGACAGTGTATTCAGTGGGATTATCACTTTATTGCCTCGTTATGTATAGACAGTGTTATTTCTTTTTCAAGTGAAAATCAAGCATTGTGTTTCGCACATAAGGGAAAGTGAGTGAAAATGTCTCACTGTCATTACATAAAGCAACTTTTAAAGTGGTTCGTAAAGCAGTTAATGCCCTGATGGCACTCTAATGGTAGTGTCGTTGAAAAAAATGTCGTCTTGCTTATTTTCTTGCTGTTGCGTGCGGCGGGCGTGGGTCACTGTAGCTGTTTTTGGTTGTCTTTTCTTGCCATGTCTATACTCTGTGAAGTTGGCCCTTTGGGCGCAGTCGTCAATTGGATCATATCCGCTCTCTCGCGCGATTGGCTGCCTAACCAGGAAGCGCGTTTCCTTTGAATGTTTCCTGCAATTTTATTGGTACGTTTCAAGACTTTTAAATTCCAAACGGTTGTCGTAGAGAGAAGCGAGGACTTTTCAAAAGCTCACAATTGCTTGTTGGTCACCGAGCAGTTTGATGCTTTGACCAAAGACGGTGTAATTTCGGCCAactgcatctgtgtttttgagGTAGGTGGTGACTATATGATCATAATATAGTAATTTGCGAActgctgttgtcttttcatTAAACGTTTTAGTTTTCCTCCACTTTAGCGAAGTTTAACGTTTATCCAACGTTAACAGCTAGCTTAGTTAGCTAACGTAGCCTTTGTTGTTAATTTACTGTCAACGCTAAAGTTGGTTATGTAAATGTTAGCCTAACTTAGATGTCGATATAGGTTTGGGCTTTTATAAAATGCCTAGCTAACGTTCGGCAATGACCAACACGTTGAGTCACACGCTACACGGTCAGTATTTTGCTCTCTGAACGCTAACATCCCAAGAAGTAACGGATGGATGAAAACGTTGGCAACATTTGCCCAACACATCAGCATGACAAAAATGCAGTTCACTAACGATATGTGCGCACATGTCTTGCGTGGAAGTGTGGGTAAATCTCTGAATTCAGGTTGTTCTTGACCTTCAGTAATGTTACCAGCTAATCCAGAAGCTTGCATGCACACGTAATACCTCAGCATGTAATCAAAATGTTATTTGTCATTCAAAACTTAAGTTTTAACTTTCGTTGTCGCTGACGTTTATGTACTTGCTATTCGAATTGTGAAAAGTCTTGACTCTAAGGCCACCACACATTTATGGACATCAGAATCATTTAAATCTTTGGAGCAAATTAAAACCAAGTCATTTGGAGATTACTTCAGCCATTTCAAATCCTGTTCCAGGGCCCTGCATTGTGCATACTTACTCACCAGCATGGCTTACTGGTCTCCTTCATGGAACAGAATAGTTATAAGAGTTACAGTTTATTACACCAGTGCTTCTCCCGCTGTGACAAGTCAGAATGTAGATTATTAGACAGATCAGGTGACCAAGTCATCCAGCTATGCAGTTTGTCTCTTCTATCAACGCTTGTGAAAAAAGAACTTGTTagtgccctctggtggacaaactgtgCAACGAACGCACTGTTTCTGCCTCAAAACCTTTTGGCATTGCTGTACTGCTGTCTTGATTTGACTTATTGGTCAAAATATACGCTACTCTGATACCGACGTGTATCTGCAGTTAATTAATATCACACAGCATCTTTGCCTGTGTGGCTTCAACCTCTTTGTAACTTTTGTAAAACCTAAACAGGTCATGGTTCAGCTCTTCAAGAAACTTTTCCACCTTTTTAAGCTTCAACATCTTAATGTATTTAGACAAGTTTATTATATCAGTAAAAACGTTATGCACATTCAAACCATGATTCACCAACATGAGTAAATTGGCAGAGTCACATTTGTCCTGATTCTGCTGTTAACAGATCATTTTTACACACCTCAGTAAACCCCATGACCAAAAGTGTCTTATCAACTGCCTGCAGCTGTCAGGAGGTAGCCTCCCTCAGTGCAGCCCTTTAACTTgcagtttgtctctctctgcgtcTTCCAGGATGAGTTCTGTCGATGTGAATGATGAAAATCGTGGGGTCTGCCCTGGAGGAAAGCAGAACAACGACATTTTTGCCTTGGATCAGCCAACTGGGAGGCCCTCCATCCTGCGTCAGACAGAGAACCTGCCCAGCAAGACTGTGCCAAAGGGGACCAAGGTACAGAATCGTCTCACTTCTTTAGATCTTTTCACACACCATAATGACACCAGGCTGAAAAAGCTCCTATTATGCATAAATATGGGGAAAAAACTGGTATTAATAAACTATTCATTTCTTCAGTAGATCATTTTGTTTCCAGGTTAACATTTACTCTACTGATCACATGACTTGTGTGTAGGTTTGTTTTCAGACTCCACGAAGAGACCCGATGACTAAAAGGATTCTATCTCCCACCAAGTCTGTCAAGATGACAAGTGTGGACGAGTGTACAAAAGCAATGGAGGCCTTAAATTTGGATAAAATAAAGTAAGTGACATTTCTCACACTGCAGCATGCGTCCAGTGAATTGACTGATCAATTtaaatcatgtctgtttttgtttttacagtacTTTGAAGCTGGATGCCACTGAGCCATCCATTGAGCCCCAACAAGGTAATTTATCCAACATTCTAAAGTTATTTCCCTTGAATGTCtctgaatactgaaaaaaaggaTGCTAATCGTCTTGAATTTTCCTACAGAGGTGTCCTCCTATCCCGATGATGAGATGCCAATACAGAGCAAAGGAAGCTATCAGTTGGATTTTGACAACCTTGACGCTATCAGTCCATTTCAGGGGTCTAATAAGACGCTCCTCTCTCCTGCGAGGCCTGCTGTTGAAAACCCTCCCACACCTCAAACTGAGCCTCAGCAAACAAACCCAGAGAATATTTTGGCAGAGCCTACCAATGTAGAATCGGCACTAGACGAGACACTTCCCTTCACCCAGTCTGTGGAAAACTCACTGGCTGAAGTCTCCTCTGACATCAGCTCCACAGAGAGCAGCGTGGTCACGGTGCTGAAGGTCCCAGCGGTCGAGGAGCCAGATTCATGCACTGCCACACCTGATGAAAAACCACCTGCTAAAATGTCTCAAAATGCTGAAGAAGACAACGTGTCAGGCAGTTTTGTGGATGATGCTCCACTGGCAGCGAAAGGTTCATACACCTTGGATTTTGACAACCTTGATGCAATCAATCCTTTCCAAACTGGTGGCTCTAAAATTCAGAATTCCCCTGTCCTTGGGAGGAAGGTGCCAGACAATGACCCGCCTGCAGAGGAAATTAAGGAAAATACGCCCACAACTGCTGTTGATATACCGGAGGCAGCTCAAGAGGTGCCCACTGAGCCTGAGGTGAAACCCTTATCTCCAGTGGCCCCAATCTCAACTAATGCTGCCAAACCTTCAGCTGCTGAATGCATGTCCCAGCCATCTGATGCCCCCAACAGGGAGGGACCAGTCAAACTTGAGTTCAACTTTGATGACGACAGTCAGGTCAAACTGAAACCGCCACCCAAGAAATTTGGCAAAAGGCCACCTGGTCTGAAATCTAAAGCGGGAAAGCGAGCATCTGACGTCAAACCACCGACAGAAACTGCGGTGAAGCCTGATGCCAACGATGTTCCAGTTTCCAAAGGGTCTTACTCATTTGACTTTGACAAGTTTGACAACCCAGACTTCAATCCGTTTGGCACACAATCAAACATTAACAACTCTCCAAAGTGCAGCAAGAAATCCAAGCCGGTGCTCATGGAAGCCCCCATTCCAGAGAAAACTGACAAGCCTGTGGAGAAGGAAGCTGTATCACCAGCATGGTATGTAAGCCTTTTTATCTGACCGTATTGGGCATTTATTTGTAGGAGACACTTGCCAACAACACTTTATTTCACCGTaaatttctctgctttttcccTATGCAGCACTGAAGAGAGTGTCCCAGCTGCTGAGCCCAGCCCTGAAGCGGTAAGTGAAGTTTGATACAATCCTAATACATTTTCCATTCACCTTGCCTTCGTTTGTGTGctattcacaaaaaaaaactaatttcacTGTGGAATGCTGAACACAAGGCTGTCTCTGACCAGGGATTTCAACGGGCTCAACAACCCATGGAGAGTCTAACGGAGCTTTCTGAATTGTGTAAACCTGAGCAGACGTCACAGATATCAGAATTCAATGAGGAGTTTGTTCCTGGAACTATGTGTGAGTAAATGTTGGCCGTAACTCTATTTTGTCTGGTTCTACAAGGTTTTTAGAGTTGGATGTGTGATTGGGTCGAAGTTAAATGACTCTTCGTTATGTATTGCCGTAGTGTATTCTTTGTGAAGCATCATTAAACGGAAAGCTCATTTTCATGTTACCCTGTGATCTTCATCTTTAGTCATGGCCAATGATTTTGATGGACAGATCGATTACCTGGAACAGTTTGGGTCCAGCAGTGTAAGTACCACTgacacaaatgtcaaacaacTGAATTATTTGATTGTCCATGCGTGACCTAAagttatttaaatgtttaattctTTTGGTCTGCAGTTCAAGGAGTCTGCATTGAGGAAACAATCCTTGTACCTTAAATTTGACCCCCTTCTGAGAGAGAGCCCAAAGAAGTCTGCCGGCCCGGCCGCTCACACCCACGTCCCTCGCCCAAGTGCCTTACTTTCACAGTATGACGTACTTCTGTTTTCACTTAGTCTGATTGCTGCTGTCACTAGATGTTAGAGCTGAATTTGTTCTGCTTTGGAcgttttgtttgaaaatgttaccACTTAAACTACTTCACAagtgagcttttttttcctcaatacAGGCTTGAAACTCCACAGATGGCAGAAAAAGAGACTGCAAACGCACCACAAAAGGACGATTTCAAACCATTTGATGATGctacagtgccagtaagtcaCTCTGGAACCGCCACTATTGACTGTGCCTGCTGACTTAACGTTTCAAAATAAGTGGAAGTGTTTTGGACTGGACACTGTTTTGGAAAATGTATTCAAGGCATCCTTGCTGCATCTCCTAACTTGATTTATTTACACTGCAACTGTCATCTAGCCTCCAACGATCCTTGAGAGCCTTGTCCCTCCGTTCTCCcagccagcagacacagaggacgcCATTATTGAAGTGCTGAAGTACAGTCAGAAAGACATGGATGAAGCCACTGCCAAGGTTCAGGCACAAGTACGTCCTGCTCAGGGATTTGCTATTTGACTAATAACAGCAGCCGTTTCAAACTCTGACAAGGTTTTCCCATTTTGAAGTCACtttgtttgggtgtgtgtgaatggagcATTTTTCTACAGACCACGACAGCGTGGTTTCTGTGGTTTTCCAAACAATCCCTGGAGCAGTTTCCAGTAATCCGATTCAACCACAGTGCAATCTGGAGCAAACACAAGCTGCTAATATCAAAGGAACGTGTTTAACAAGCAGTCGCACACATTTCAATTAAAATAAGTAAATTGCCTGATTTGGTTGGAAAAGACTCTTAATATTAACTAATAACTTGACTTTACATGAAACATAACCTCCAGAATAATTAAAGAGTTCATTCTGTCAAACAGgcaaaggaaaaggaggaacaATGGAGTGCAAAGTATAAAAAGCTTCTTGACGATGGTCAAGAAATGAGGTGAGCCGAgcttgttggttttgtttttgtcatttaaaatcaaGGCTGCCAAGATTTCAAGACATTTGATGCCTTTCTTTCCCCTCATGCAGGAAAATAATTGCAGAGTTTGAGCTCATGATTGCTAAAATGATGGGTAAGTGAACATTTTTGCCACAGTTTTAAGCATTTTGGATGTAGTGTCATGTTAAAAAGAGCTTATTAATATCTATGTAATATTCAGCTGATcaagagaatgagagggaggtgttccaggcgAAGCTCAACGCCGCCCTGCTGGAGAAGGAGCAAGTGTCGAATGACCTGAACACCATGGAGAGATCTTTCTCCGACCTTTTCAAGAGACTGGAGAAGTACAAGGAAATTATTCAGGGCTACAAAAAGGTTAGAAAGCATGAACACTTGTCCTGTTGGATAAACCACAAATACTTTGGTTTTTAACAAAAGTTGTGGCAGCTCGATTGGTAAATTGTTTTCTGTGCCTTTTCCCCAGAATGAAGAGACACTGAAAGCTTGTGCTCAGGACTATCTGGCAAGGATCAAGAAGGAGGAGCAGCGCTACCAGACCCTTAAAGCCCACGCCGAGGAGAAGATTGGCCAGTAAGAAACCGGATTATTGTGGTAATAGTGCAAACCGCAAGATGTGAAGTGTCTAATGTGTTGTTCATCTTCAGTGCAAATGAAGAAATTGCTGAGGTGCGATCCAAGAACAAGGCTGAGGTATCTGCACTTCAAGCACAGCTGCGGCGGGAGCAGCTGAAGGTGCAGTCACTGGAGAAGAGCCTGGACCAGAAGGTGAGTCATAATCAATGAAGACAGCGTGCATCTGCAGAGGTTTTGAAGATATCGTCATCAGATAGTatcttcattttttcctttttcccttttttacaGGAGAAGGAGGCTGAAGAGCTCACCAAGCTTTGTGACGAACTGATCACCAAAGTCCAGaaaggttgagctcatttgtAAATACTGTACGTTTTAATTAAGTCTTTTCTTTGTGTCCAGatcattttcttgtttgtccAGTTGTCAATGTTCTTTagaatactgtaaaaaaaaaaaaaaaaagttaataaagAGGGTTTACAAGTTCACCAGTATCCTTGTGATAACTGTTCAATTAGCGTGATATTTTAACCTCTGCAGCATTACaagccactagggggcagcgTTGGTCTTGTTGTTTTCAATCTTGTCATCTGGGTTTTGGATTTGAAGCATTATTTATGGATATGGAAGTAACATGGCTCTTTGAAGGCCAAAAAAAGCAGTTCTGTGTAGAATTTCTACTTTAAACAGACAAGCTATTCAACGTACTCACCCCTCATCTGTCTGGAGCCAAAGCTCATCCCCATCCTGCAATgctaacaacaaaacaagagcTCACCTGACACAATGCTCCCCTTCTTTCCTGAGCAATCACAGGGTCCTGTCACATCACTCCCAGAGCAGGACAATGCACTTCCTAAACGGTGAAAGGAAATCCTACCTAGATTGGAGTTGAATGAGGTGGTAGTGCGGACCAaggggggagaaggaggaggagagggtcgATTCACTTTAAATGGGGGAAAGATGCTGGTCACTCGGTGTAGTCTTGCAGGGGCCATCACTCATCTAAAAAGGGACTGTGTGAGGCTGCTCTTGTGTCTGTACCGTATCTATTCAGTCATTCATCCCAGCAACTTCTGTCCCCCTGCTGGCTGCCCTCTGTGTCACCCTCAGCAGACTCTTCAACCGACTGAAAGGAAGaaagctcacctgtctgtgccCGGCCTTTACTTTATGTTTTGGGACAGGTGACAGCCACTGTTACCGTTTTCTTTTACACCTTCGTTAGCGAGCGCAGACAGTGGCCTCGGAAGAATATTTATGGCTTGAACAAATTCATTAGCCTTTGTGAAGATTGAATTTGTTTCAGGTCATTTAATCAAACTACCAAACCATCACACTTTAGATGATTTAGTTTTTGAGCCTTGAACAGAGTACATCATACAGGATTGTCAAATATAACCAATTACATACAGAAATACCTAAATATTGGCATGAACTAAATGTGATTAAACTGGGTGACGAAGTACTCAAAATGTACTATACACGACAACGACTGTATACTTTAATAACATTATGTAGATACGTAAAACG
This window of the Chaetodon auriga isolate fChaAug3 chromosome 14, fChaAug3.hap1, whole genome shotgun sequence genome carries:
- the tacc3 gene encoding transforming acidic coiled-coil-containing protein 3 isoform X1 gives rise to the protein MSSVDVNDENRGVCPGGKQNNDIFALDQPTGRPSILRQTENLPSKTVPKGTKVCFQTPRRDPMTKRILSPTKSVKMTSVDECTKAMEALNLDKINTLKLDATEPSIEPQQEVSSYPDDEMPIQSKGSYQLDFDNLDAISPFQGSNKTLLSPARPAVENPPTPQTEPQQTNPENILAEPTNVESALDETLPFTQSVENSLAEVSSDISSTESSVVTVLKVPAVEEPDSCTATPDEKPPAKMSQNAEEDNVSGSFVDDAPLAAKGSYTLDFDNLDAINPFQTGGSKIQNSPVLGRKVPDNDPPAEEIKENTPTTAVDIPEAAQEVPTEPEVKPLSPVAPISTNAAKPSAAECMSQPSDAPNREGPVKLEFNFDDDSQVKLKPPPKKFGKRPPGLKSKAGKRASDVKPPTETAVKPDANDVPVSKGSYSFDFDKFDNPDFNPFGTQSNINNSPKCSKKSKPVLMEAPIPEKTDKPVEKEAVSPACTEESVPAAEPSPEAAVSDQGFQRAQQPMESLTELSELCKPEQTSQISEFNEEFVPGTMFMANDFDGQIDYLEQFGSSSFKESALRKQSLYLKFDPLLRESPKKSAGPAAHTHVPRPSALLSQLETPQMAEKETANAPQKDDFKPFDDATVPPPTILESLVPPFSQPADTEDAIIEVLKYSQKDMDEATAKVQAQAKEKEEQWSAKYKKLLDDGQEMRKIIAEFELMIAKMMADQENEREVFQAKLNAALLEKEQVSNDLNTMERSFSDLFKRLEKYKEIIQGYKKNEETLKACAQDYLARIKKEEQRYQTLKAHAEEKIGHANEEIAEVRSKNKAEVSALQAQLRREQLKVQSLEKSLDQKEKEAEELTKLCDELITKVQKG
- the tacc3 gene encoding transforming acidic coiled-coil-containing protein 3 isoform X2, producing MSSVDVNDENRGVCPGGKQNNDIFALDQPTGRPSILRQTENLPSKTVPKGTKVCFQTPRRDPMTKRILSPTKSVKMTSVDECTKAMEALNLDKINTLKLDATEPSIEPQQEVSSYPDDEMPIQSKGSYQLDFDNLDAISPFQGSNKTLLSPARPAVENPPTPQTEPQQTNPENILAEPTNVESALDETLPFTQSVENSLAEVSSDISSTESSVVTVLKVPAVEEPDSCTATPDEKPPAKMSQNAEEDNVSGSFVDDAPLAAKGSYTLDFDNLDAINPFQTGGSKIQNSPVLGRKVPDNDPPAEEIKENTPTTAVDIPEAAQEVPTEPEVKPLSPVAPISTNAAKPSAAECMSQPSDAPNREGPVKLEFNFDDDSQVKLKPPPKKFGKRPPGLKSKAGKRASDVKPPTETAVKPDANDVPVSKGSYSFDFDKFDNPDFNPFGTQSNINNSPKCSKKSKPVLMEAPIPEKTDKPVEKEAVSPACTEESVPAAEPSPEAGFQRAQQPMESLTELSELCKPEQTSQISEFNEEFVPGTMFMANDFDGQIDYLEQFGSSSFKESALRKQSLYLKFDPLLRESPKKSAGPAAHTHVPRPSALLSQLETPQMAEKETANAPQKDDFKPFDDATVPPPTILESLVPPFSQPADTEDAIIEVLKYSQKDMDEATAKVQAQAKEKEEQWSAKYKKLLDDGQEMRKIIAEFELMIAKMMADQENEREVFQAKLNAALLEKEQVSNDLNTMERSFSDLFKRLEKYKEIIQGYKKNEETLKACAQDYLARIKKEEQRYQTLKAHAEEKIGHANEEIAEVRSKNKAEVSALQAQLRREQLKVQSLEKSLDQKEKEAEELTKLCDELITKVQKG